GTATCCGAAGCAAAATCCCAGAACCAATGCTTCTCAAAAGATTCCTGAAATAACAAAATATCTCCGGCCAAAATTAAAATGTTCCCCGCCTTCTCTATTGGCTTTTGCCGAATGAACTTTTCATTTTCCTTAAATTCCAGATGCAGATCGGAGCAGTATTGAATAGAGAGCATAAATGGGCAGTCTTAAGTATTAGCAGATATTAAAATGCAACTAATTGATGTTGCTTCGGTCTTGATAAGGTTTGTCCCTTTCCTTATCAATATTCCCGCCTTCGTAACCACAAACCCCCATCCGGGGCGAATTGACGACAGGCAACATGAAATCCTCATTATAGTTCAGACATTCTCTTTCATGTGTAATAGAGCACAAATGACAAAACCGTCCATTGTCTTCCTCGTGATAATGAATCGGACAGATAGTCATCGCCGGGTGCGTTTTGCATTTATCGCAAAGAATTTTTAGAGGTTCATTTCTTGACAATATGGTAATATTCTTTTTCATAGCAATACAAAAACGACGGATGACAGACACCTTGAGAGTCGTTGTATCCCCAAAATCGTATTGATAAATCCATCTCATACCCTCAATCATGCATTGCCCTATTTCCCATTTCATGGCAACACTATGGCCTCGATCAATAAATTCACTGCTATGTCCGCAGCAGTCCAACCAGATATCACGGAGAAAGCGGTCTAACTCCCGCAGGGTGCAGTTCTGTTTTACGAGGAGGTGCAAAAAATAATCTCCAGATTCAAACTTAAGGTAAAAGGCTGATGCCCTCAAAGCGGGTTTCTTTTCTACTTCCTCATCAATATGCATAGACAAGTGGTTGGTCATTTCATGCTGGTCGAACAACCTTCCGCAATACAAACACTTTCCCTTTGAACTCATTTCAATTTCCAGATTTCATTTCAGGCAAATGTATTATTTTTTATTCTTTTAATAGGGCTATAGCGAATTAGTGTCGGTAAGATAGCTAATAATTAGTATGCATTTCAGTAACCTTTTATTTCCGAAAGATTATAGCTAATTTTGCATCCACGCATAGCATAAATCAAATGTAATAAAACCATATTGTGCTATTGTTAAAAATAATAGGATTAATGCGGGATTAAAATGAAAGACCTCACAAACTCGAATATCGACAGGCAAAACATTCTGAATAACAGATATGCTATGGAGCGGATTCAAGAGTATATTGGTTTGCCCGGGATGGTTTTTGAAAATGAATTCAAGTTCACAAAAAAAATGATGGCTGAGTTCTTTGAAATTGAAGAAAGAACTATTGACCGGTATTTAGACGAGTTTCAGGAGGAGTTGAAACATAATGGCTATGTTTTAATAAAGGGTAACAGGCTAAAAGCGCTAAAGTTACAATTTGCTCACGTCATCAATGTCGGTAGCAAAACGACTCAGCTTGGGTTATTCAATTTCAAGGCGCTGTTGAACCTATCAATGTTGCTCAGGGAAAGCGAAAAAGCACGTCACTTAAGAAGTAAGATCCTCGATATTGTGATAGATACCTTGAATGAACGTTCTGGCGGCGGCACAAAATACATTAATCGAAAGGATGAAGACTACTTACTAAATGCTATCAGAGAGCATAAGTACAGGAAAGATTTCACTAACTCACTAAATATGTTTGTGGATCTGGGCAATTACAAATATTCCCTTTATACTGACAGGATTTATCAAGCAATTTTCCGCGAAAATGCAAAAGAGTATAAGCAAATACTGAAACTTTCCGATAATGAAAACGCAAGGGATACAATGTATGCAGAAGTATTGAAGCTGATTGCATCATTCGAAGTGGGTATTGCTTTTGAAATCCAGAAAAAATATAAGGAGCTTGGGCGCAAATTGCAGCCACAGGAGGTTGATCAGATTGTCAAGGACTTTGCTGATCATCCGGCTCAGCTTCCACATATTGAAGATGCCCGCATTAAAATGGCATCCCGTGACAATTTTTTCAGAGATACGTTTCATCATCAATTACAAGAATACATAAAGTCGGTAACGCCAGCAGATTTTGAAAAATTCCTGGGCGACCGAAGTGTTGATTTTGAGAAGCAGTTAAAAGAAGCTGAAGATGTATTCAAACGTCTAAAAGGTAGCGAATAATGCCCATCGTTTATTTTAACGGGATCGACGAAGTCGTTTCACTCCATGTGAAAACCATCGAAATCAGTGGCGGGGGAACAACTGGCATTATTGAACTCAATTCACTGATTGCAGCACTGGATCACATACAAAATGATGATTACTATCCGACTTTTGAGGAAAAACTTACTCACTTATTTTTTGTTGCAAACAAAAGTCATTGCTTTCAGGACGGAAATAAAAGAATTGCAATTACTCTGGGCAGTATTTTTCTTTTAAAAAATGGCTATATCAATGCCGCAAGAGATTTCCTGTATCGAATGGAAATTATCAGTTATCATGTTGCGGCAAATAACATCGACAAGGCCTTTTTGCTCGAAATAATCACTTCAATTATTCAGGACAGAGATTTTTCAGAAGAATTGAAATTAAAAATAGCCGCAGCAATTACTGGTAATGAAATTGATTATCATCAAGGCGTGTGATTTTC
The nucleotide sequence above comes from Bacteroidota bacterium. Encoded proteins:
- a CDS encoding DNA-binding protein, whose protein sequence is MKDLTNSNIDRQNILNNRYAMERIQEYIGLPGMVFENEFKFTKKMMAEFFEIEERTIDRYLDEFQEELKHNGYVLIKGNRLKALKLQFAHVINVGSKTTQLGLFNFKALLNLSMLLRESEKARHLRSKILDIVIDTLNERSGGGTKYINRKDEDYLLNAIREHKYRKDFTNSLNMFVDLGNYKYSLYTDRIYQAIFRENAKEYKQILKLSDNENARDTMYAEVLKLIASFEVGIAFEIQKKYKELGRKLQPQEVDQIVKDFADHPAQLPHIEDARIKMASRDNFFRDTFHHQLQEYIKSVTPADFEKFLGDRSVDFEKQLKEAEDVFKRLKGSE
- a CDS encoding type II toxin-antitoxin system death-on-curing family toxin; the protein is MPIVYFNGIDEVVSLHVKTIEISGGGTTGIIELNSLIAALDHIQNDDYYPTFEEKLTHLFFVANKSHCFQDGNKRIAITLGSIFLLKNGYINAARDFLYRMEIISYHVAANNIDKAFLLEIITSIIQDRDFSEELKLKIAAAITGNEIDYHQGV